The genomic window ACGCAATTACAAATAAGAAAAGGACAACTGACCGATTTGATTGAATTGCAACAGTTGTTCGTGGAAACAGTTAGAACTGTTTGCAAGGTAAACTACAACCGGCATCAAATAGATGTGTGGGCTGCAAGTGTTGACAATAAGCTTCGGTGGTTAGCAATTATTGAGCAACAGTTTTTGCTTGTAGCATGCCATCAAGAAAAAATTGTTGGTTTTTGTTCTTTAACACAGCTCGGTTGTATAGATATGTTATATGTGCACAAAGACTGGCAGAGAAGAGGTGTTGCAGCGCAACTTTATTCTGCTATCGAGAAGGAAGCAAAACAAAATGGACATAAACGATTGATTTCAGAAGTTAGCATTACAGCTAAACCTTTTTTCGAGAGGGTTGGCTTTTCGATTGAGACAGAAC from Bacteroidota bacterium includes these protein-coding regions:
- a CDS encoding GNAT family N-acetyltransferase — its product is MAYTQLQIRKGQLTDLIELQQLFVETVRTVCKVNYNRHQIDVWAASVDNKLRWLAIIEQQFLLVACHQEKIVGFCSLTQLGCIDMLYVHKDWQRRGVAAQLYSAIEKEAKQNGHKRLISEVSITAKPFFERVGFSIETEQTVVRNEVELTNYKMVKGLM